From Mucilaginibacter gotjawali:
TACAGTTAAGTCAGCAGCCTTTTGCAGATAAAAAGCGGCAAGTGCGTAATCCTTTTCTCCAAAATATGCCCGGCCCAAATCATTAAATTTTTTTTGATCATTGTATTTTACCTTGTTCAGGCATTCAATGGCTCCGGCAAATTTTCCCATAGCCAGGTATGCGGACCCAATATTGTGTAATAAGGCATCCGTTTCAATACGATAAGGGAGCAAGCCCCGGTAGATTTTGAGGGCCTCGTCATATCGCTTTAGTTTTTTTAAGGCCGATGCCAGGTTATTTTGGTAAACAACCAAAAAGGTTTTAACATAAACCTGATGATCGGTTAATGTCGATATGGCCTTTTGGTAATAGGTTACACTCTGATTGTAATTACCGGATGAGTAGGCAATTACGCCAAGTGTATTATATAACCGTTCAAGCTCGCTAACCTTTGGGTATTTGTCTGCAATATGCTCAGCCTGGCTGTAGTAAATGGCAGCGCTGTCAGGCTGGTCGAGCTGGTAATAGGCGTTGCCGCAATAAACCAATGGTTTAAAAAAAGTGGAGTCGCTGATGTCGGGTAGTTTTTTTTTCAGGCTGATGGCTTCCTTCAAATAAATAACCGATTCCTTTTGCCTGTTCAAAACCTGCAAAAACGTAGCCGTTGAAATATAGGCCCTGAAAAGAAAATGATCGTCAATATGGTTAGCGGAAAGAAACCCGACCACCTTAAGATAGTTGGAAAGGGCTTCCTTATCCGTATTAGCCGATGGTGTAGCAGCATTGGAAAGCTTTTCGGCCCGGTAATACAATTGTTTATAATCTGCCTGGGGGCTTTCAGATACCCGGGTCGTTTGAAATAAAAAAAGGGCAGATAAAATACAGATGTATAATTTTACCAAATACATGGAATAAATATACCCAAATATACGGATCTGTTTTATTAAAATACTTTAGCGGCTTACTACGATGATACAGGGCGGCCTTGGCCTGCCGGGCTTATTTTGCGCAGAAGTAAATGCCATCGGTGCGGCAGCAAGGGAGGCAAACCGGTTGATCGGCGCGGCCAATATGGTCGTTTTCCGTTCGGTAAGAATATCCTGCAGGTATTGCGGAATTTCACCGGCGTTGCGGTAAAAATAGATCTTCACGTTCAGGCCGTTTAATGCTTCCCGGCTTTGGTCGTTTATTTTGTACTGCAGCTTCACTTCCTGCGTCGAACCTGTATCAATTAACTGGTCGCGTACAGATTTTGCAAGATTGATGGTTCCGTCCACCGGGTTTACTTCGATGCCCGCGTTTTTGCAGCCGCTGTTGGTATCAAAGGTGCTGCCATTATTAATTTGTGGAATCGGCGCCCCTGCATCAGCATTATAAATGGGGGTGGCAATACTATCGCCAGCCGCAAGGTTAAAAATTTTGTCCCTATAGTTGATACCCGAAATGGTAACGTAGGCAGTTTTGGCATTGCCCGAAGACTGATCAGTAAAAGTGACCTTAAATTTCAACCCGGTTTCGCTGTTATTTACATCAATTGCACCTGTGCTCTGATCTATTTTAAGACCATCCGGAAAGGAGGTGTACGAGCCCTGTGCAGGGCCGACCGGGTAAACTATATTCTGATTTGCATTTTTTATATAAAGTATGGAGTCAGCATATAATGGTATGACCTGCACAGGAATATTTACGGCAGGCGCTTTGTCCTTCTTACACGAGGATTGTATAAAAAAAGCAAAGAGCAGCACTAAAAAGATAAGCCATTTATACATTTTAACTTCCGGGTATTTCAACATAACCTGTTATGACAAAAGATAGAACAAAGTAGTGCACAAAATATTATGATAAATTCCTGTCGCCTGCTTTAACTGATCTTATTTATTAGTTAGTACGCACCAAAATAAGAAAGGTAACCATTGTTATTGATTTTTTTTTCTGAATACTTATAAATATACCTTTCATTAAAGGGCGAAACGAAAAGTATTTTATTTTATGCTTTCTGTTTCGCCACTGCTCATTTATATTTAATGCACCATTATATCACCATGAAGACTTTAACGCTCATCCGCGCACTGGCAATCGGGTTGTTTTGTACCAGCTTTATCCCATACCCCGATGACGCACGCATTTTGTGTACAGGTAACAATGATTGCAAAATCACCCACCTCCCCAACGGGCTCATTTATACCGCTAAATATGCTTTTTTTCACAGGGTCCATCGCATGTATACCTGTGCGGTGATTGGCGAGTTGTATAATCCTACGAAAAGCGAGCTTAGCCTCGACCGTACTCGTTTTTTTATGCGGCGCCAGGATAGTACCCGCTTTATAATGAATCCATTTGGAATTACCGACCCGCACGATATGTTTGAAAAAGTAAGGATTCAACCAGATCCATTCCCGGTAAAGGCAGGGCAAAAGCTCGATTATGTTTTCAGTTGGCGAACAGACACCAAATTGGCGCTGAAAGCATACAACGAAAGTATAGCCCGGGATACCCTTACTTTCTTATGGCAAAGCGAAAAACCAATTGCGTTGTTTAAAATAGTGTTGGCCCCACGAAAACATCACGGTGGATAACGGAGTTTTTGAAAAGAGTAAACTGTTTTTGGGTAACTTTCGTTCCCTTACCCCATCCAGGCCACCACATCCGCCATCTCTTCGGCTGTAATTTGATGCGCTATTGGGTATTCATTATAACTAAGTTTCACATTTAACGATTCCAGGTAAGCCTTTGCCTCCCGACCGTAAGCAATGGGCAATACGGAGTCGTGCAAACCGTGGGCAACAAAAATATTTAAACTGGCCAGTACCGGGGTTGGTTGCACCGACGGGCGTATTTGCTGAAGGATCCTCCCGCTCATGGCAATAATGCCTTTTACTGTTTCGGGCGCAGTAAGGCCCACACTGCAACTCATGATAGCGCCCTGGCTAAAGCCGCCCAGGTACACATCTTCCACTGCATATTTTTGTTTTACCTGCCGGATAAATTGATGAATAAGGCCCCGGCTTTCCGCTTCCTGCTGCTCATTGATTACGGGTTTACCTGTCGAAAAATCAACTTCAAACCAGGCATACCTGCCACCGCCAAGGGCATTTGGCCCGCGTGCAGAGATGAGCAGCAAATCGCCCGGAAAATACCCGTTAAGGCTATACATATTCTCCTCGTTGCCGCCTACGCCGTGCATTAAAATCAAGGCCTTTTTTTTGCTGCTAGCAGGCTGTGGTTCCTTGACCAGGTATTGTAAAACCAAATCCTGCTGCAATGCAACAGGATTTGGTTGATTTGTCGATATCACCATCGCTTCTTTATAAATAAAATCTATATCAATTTATCGGGTCAAATTTAACTGATGTCATGGTCAATGAACCGCCCACGGCCTGGTCATTAAAAAACGAAACCGCGTCATTTTTCCCTTTCAAACCAAGTGTATAAATCAGTGGTAAATAATGTTCGGGGGTAGGTATGGCCATCATGGCTTCCTGTCCCAGGCGTTCGTAATGGATCAAACTATCGTGGTCTCCGCTAGCAATCAGATCTTTAAATGTGCCGTTGATCTGCTTCGCCCAATCGTAGCCATAGTTGGGTTCATATAGCCTGTCCCAGGCCACCATGCGCAAATTATGAACAATGTTGCCGCTGCCGATGATCAGTACCCCTTTATCGCGCAGCTGCTCAATTTCTTTAGCCAGCTCGTAATGGTAAGCCGCATCTTTGGTATAGTCGATGCTTAATTGCAAAACCGGGATGTTCTCCAAAGGATACATATGCCTAACAATGGTCCAGGTGCCGTGGTCCAGGCCCCAGTCGTGCGACAACTCTACTTCGGTGGAATGGATCATCCCGGCCGTCTCCCGCGCTAAAGCAGGATCGCCGGGCGCAGGGTATTGCACTTCAAACAATTCCTTCGGGAAGCCCCCGAAATCGTGAATGGTCCGCGGGAAATCCATCGCAGTAACTTTGGTGCCTTTGGTAAACCAATGCGCCGAAACTACCAGCACTGCTTTGGGTACCGGGATCTCTTTGGCCATTGCTGTCCACCGTCTGCTAAACTCATTATCCTCTATGCCGTTCATCGGCGAACCGTGCCCCACAAACAGCACCGGCATACGGTAGGTTTTTTTTTCGAGTGTGTTTGTAAAATTCTTTAATTCCCTCAGGCTATTTATATCAGTCATTTTTATGTTCCTCTTTTTAAGATGCTTTAACAAACCCGAAAACTTGTTCGTATTGTTTGCAAGGCAATATTTTAACATACAAAAATACAGTAAACATGGCCCGGTTCCATTGAGCGCAGGCAAGAAAAACCATTGATTCAAATCAATGGTTTGGGCTGATTAAACAAACTTAATGGGCTGTTGCAAGCCTTTTGCGGATGCGGCTTAATGTTTCAGGGCTAAGGCCAAGGTAGGAGGCGATCATGTGCTGCGGTACCCGCCGCGCAATATTGGGATACAGGTTGATAAAATTCTGGTACCGATGTTCGGGGCTTAAACTGATCATCGCATTTACCCTTTTTTGCATTGCCAGGTAGGCGCCGGTTATTTGCATAGTGGTATAGGTTTCAAATTTGGGCACCTGTTTCAAGATTTCGTCCTGAGCCGATTTGGTCAACAGCACCAGTTCGCAATCTTCCAGCGCATCAATATTGTAGGTAGCCGGTTCGGCGGTCATAAAGCTATACAGATCAGAAATAAGCCAACCTTCCAAAGCAAACTGGAGGATATGTTCATTCCCGTTTTCATCCACCGAATACTCCCGCAGGGCGCCATTTTCAACAAAGGCAATAGCTTTGCATACGTCTCCCGCCTGTAGTAAATACTGTTTCTTTCGAAGTTTTTTGTGTTGCAGGTAACGGGTGATGATCTCCTGTTCAGCGCCGGTAAGGGCAACACTTTCGTTCAGCTTTTGGAAGAACCGTTCGTACATATCATGGTATTAATTTCACCGCTCAAGTTAATCTAAGTAGCCCAATTATCCAACCGTAAAGTAAATGGGGACAGGCATGGCTAAAAACGAAAAAGGCCGGTGATGTTTTATACACCGCCGGACCTGTTTCAAGGTTTACATATGTGGCTCTTTATGCTGACCGGCTATAAACGGGCCGTTCAAAACAGGCGGTATTAATGGCCAGGATATTATGGTCAAACTGGTTAGCGGGCACTTTCGATTTGGCTTTGATCCTCATTTTATACACGTAAATGGTGCGTTCACTGTATTCCAGGATCCCGGCAATCGTTTCGCAATCAGCAATGCCAAGGCGTACCAGCGCAAAAATCCTGAGGTCGGTGGGCAGCGGCTGGTTTTCCTTTGGCCAGATCTGGTCCTCAGGATGTAGCATTGCATTAAATTCTGACAGGAATGTAGGGAAGATCTTTAAAAAAGCAGCATCAAACTTGCTAAAAAAAGTTTCACGCTCCTTGCGGATGTTGATATCGTTGAAGGACAAACCTATTTCATTATATTTTTTTACCATCACCTTGCGCTCCACGCTGCGTTTGATCTTTTCCATTTTAAGCAGGTATGCTGATATTACACATACCAGGCTGGCGATATATGCTTCAGCCATGCGCGCATTTTCAGCCAGGCCGGTGTTTTGCTGTTCAAGCATGTCATTTTTTTGAAGTACATCAGCAGCTAAAACTCTTGATTTACTTAATTGAAAAAATAAAACCGCTGTAAATGCCATAAATAAAGCAGCCGCAAAAAAAGTAACACTGTCATACTGTTGCAATTATCACTATTAACAATCCTTCCAAAAGCACATTAATTTTTTTATACCGGTGTAGCCGGCCTGGTTCAATTGGTATCCTGATATAAAATTATGTTTTAAAACCGACAGTTTTATCGCACCTGAAGCAGTAATCCGCCAAAACGGCACCGCAAACGTTTGCGGTAATGTTTGCGGTTGAAAAATAACCGGGTGCCCCCGTTTATTTTAAGCCTGGTACCCGATCAAAAAGCGGTAGAAACAGCTTTGAAATTTAAGATCAGCGTTACCCAAAACAACCGGGCGAAGGGCTTAATTGAAAAAATAGCTACTTTTATTCACCAATTATTTTATACGATGTCCGAAGTTACGTTGAAAAAGCTTGCCGATCTGCTCAACCTGAGCATCTCTACGGTTTCACGGGCACTGAAGGACCATGAAGACATATCTGCCGAAACCAAAAACCGCGTTAAAGAACTGGCCCTAATACTTGATTATGAGCCAAATACCTATGCAGTTAACCTGCGCAATAATTTCAGCAGGGAATTTGCGGTGATTATCCCCTCTATTGCCAATGATTTTTACCAGTCTTTTATCAGTTCGCTGGAAAAAGAGGCAAGGTTGAACAGTTATTCGCTCATTATCCTGCAATCGGGCGACGACCCGCAAACCGAACTGGAATGTGTAAAACGATGCAAACAAAACCGGGTAGCCGGCATATTTGTATCCATCACTCAAAAAACAACAGACATCAGTCATTTTTTAAAACTGGCGGAGAGCCATATCCCGGTTGTTTTTTTCGACAAGGTGCCAGCTTCCGGCTTCTGCAACAAAGTTTGCGTGGATGATATATCAGCGGCACGCTTATCGGCAGAAACCCTGATCCTCAAAAAGAAAAAAGGCATCCTGGCTATTTTTGGTAACGAACAACTCTCCATAACCCAAAAAAGGCTTGATGCTTTTAAGGATACATTCAGCCTGCACAATTATGATGCCCGCCCGGATATTTATCACACCAACTCATCAGCCGGTGCGTACCATTACACCATGGAACAGTTAGCGCTGCCGCAGCAACCTGATGTTATATTTTGCATGAGCGATGAAATACTGATCGGGGTAATGCGGGCTGTTCAAACCGTTGGCTTACGCCCCCCCGCCGACATCGGTATTTTAGCGATCAGTGAAGGGCAGATTCCAACCTTCTACTTCCCGCAGATCACTTACGTGGAGACCAGCGGTTTTAAATTGGCAAAACTGGCCTTCTCTCGTATGCTGGGCTGTCTTGCCGGAAGCACACAGGTACAGGAACTAAAAACCGAATCGATTATTGTTGAAGGCGGCTCGCTTTAAACCCGGCAAAAACGCTGCCTTGTTACCGGTAAGGGGCGGTTTGTTGCCTTTGTACCCATTTAACCTTATAATGTAGTATTCTTTGCAGATCATTCCGGCACGGTATTCCGGAAAAATGAGCGCGAAGTTATAGTCTTTAAAATTACCCGTTACTTCATTGAAATTTTTGTAGGAAAATAAATTGGAAGGAATGATGAAATAAGCATTTTCGCCTTTGAGCAATGGCCTTTTATGATCATTCATCCAAAAGTACTGGTGCAAGCTGTAAGCATCGCCCAAACCCCAGGTTGCTATACCTGCCGGTTCGCATATATAGTAATCAATATGCGCTGCGGTGATCCAATCGGCGATAACTATGGGCGCCTGCGCTGTCATCATTTTTGTTTCGATATCCACCCGGCGAAGCGAATCAAATTTCATTCCGGCCTGCCTCCATCCGTACATATCCAATGTGGCGTCGTCAGCACCCATTTTCATGCCCTGTTTTTCTGCCGATAGCGTACCCGGGAAATAGTTAATGCTTAAAGTTCCAAGCAATGCAATGAGCATAAAATAAGCAACGCTCAACTTTAAAACCCAGGGGGTCTTCCTTTTGCCATGTTCCGGCTTAAGGGCCAACTGAACAGCCGGCAAAAGCAACAGGGTGCTCAGTGCAGGCCCCGGCCAGTGGGGCAATACCTCATTGAACAAACTGATCAGCAGGACGATAATGATCAATGGCAGGCTGCACAGCAACAGTATCCTTAATTCATTTTTCCCTACCAACAGTTTGCCCCTGGCGACCGCATAAATACCGGTGCAAAGGAGTACAAAAGGGATAGGGCCTGTTGAAAAAACTATTGCACTGAATTGCTTAAGAAAACGAACCATGTCAACGGGCGCCCCTGCCATAGTTACCCGGCTGCTATGAAACCGGTAGCTTATAAAATCGTGCTGAATATTCCAGATGATAATGGGCGATATGATGATGAGTGTAATTCCCATCGCCATAAAAACATATTTATTTTTAAATGCGATGCGGTTGTAAAACAATAAATACATCACCGCCCCAAGCCATAAGAGCACACCATGTACTTTACACATGATGGATAAACCAGCAAACAAGCCAAATAGCAGCCATTGCCGGCCATACTGTGATTCACCGGGGGCCAGGCGGACAATTTTAATGAGCATATAAATTGAAGCCAGCCAGAATACCATTTGAGGGCTGTCGGGCAAAATAAAGGCAGCTACGCTCATCCCCGAATAAATTGACGCAGCATACAGCAATGCGGCAAACCAGCCCGCCCTGGCGCTGTAAAGGGCAGCGCCGATCTTAAACATCAGCCATATACAAATGGAGGAAGAAAGAATTGCCCCAAGCCGCACAAAAACCTCGCCATGAAGCAATAAATTAACGGTTGTTAAGCGGATCAGCCAGGCAACTATCGGCGGGTGGTCAAAATAGTTCCATTGCAACTGCGTTGCCAGCGCACGGTAATAGGCTTCCACGTTACTCAACTCCTGCGTGCAGGCACTGAATATTTTTATTACTATTGAAACTGTTATAAGGTAAAAAAGTTGTTTGCGGTAAGTCAAAGCCGGGTTTTGTGCATCAAGTTTAAAAAAAGATTCTGTTTACATCCTGAACTTAAACAGTTAACCATTACGCTTAAACCAGCTAACTGCCCGCCGGTTTACTGTCCTACCATAAAGACGGCATTGCTGAACAGCAATTTCCCGTTCTCCCAAAAGCTGCGGAAGATCGGATCGTCAACCATGTAGATCACATTGCCGCGGCCCATGGGCTGCACGCCAATCAGCATCCCATCCTTAATTTTATCCTTACTTTTTTGGCCGACAAATCCGGAAATGTACCCGTCTTTTTTAACAGTGCCCACATTCCAGTCGTTTTCGCCCAGGTAATCATAAATATCATCGCTCAGTTTTAGCGAATAATAGTACGATTGCAAGCCGAAGCCAAGGGGGTGAGTATTATCGAGGTTGATCTTGTAAATCGCCCCCGGTACCGTTGCGCGAATGGCGTCCAGGTCGCGGTTGGCATATAAGCCTAAATTTGGTATTTTGGCTTTATCCTCAGTTTTATCATCTTTATTCCCGTCTTTTTTATCCTCCTTCTTTTTCAGGTCGAAACCTTTTTTGTCTGCAAGTTCAGCCACTGCATTTTGCATCACAATCAGTTTGCCGCCATCGCGAATCCAGCCCTGCAACCTTTCCGACGGGAAATCTTCATACTCGCCGTCAGCAAAAATGGCTACATCAAAATCCTGTAACCGGGCGCGTTTCAGGTCCTCATACTTAACAAGTGTGATCGGGTATCCTATTTGCTGCTCAAATAAATGCCACACTTCGCCCATAGCCTCGGCGGATACGCCTTCACCTGCGATCAGCATCACGTGCGGTGGCCGGATATAATGCACCACATCCGAACCGAAATCATGACCCTTATCCACAAAACCAGACGTTAAAGGCACCAGTTCGTGGTTAAGGCTGCCAGCTATTTGCATAACATCACCATCAAAATCGGCCCGGTCATTACCTGCTCTTGTAATCAGCAGTGAACCCGCTGCAAACTTTTTACCCCCTGCTTCAAATGGTTTTTCTGAATAGCGTACCTTAATTCCTTTTTTTAACAGCGCAGCCAGGAATTTGACATCCTCCACCGACTGCCAGGCCGATACATATGCATAGGCCCTGGGGTTAGCCACCGCTTCAGCTTTAGGCGAATACATGGTTAAAGAGGACGGCTTTAAGGATTCTTTTACGCCATAGGCTGTTAAACCGTAAGCAAACGGCAGCGACCACGCGGTGATATCATAGGTATTTGAGTCTGTAACAAAAGTCCGGGGTTCAAACAACACATTCAGCAAAACAGATTTTGATTGATACGCATTGATCACCAGGTCATTCGGGCCGGGGCTATAGCTTTCCGTTTTACCGGTCACATAGTCGTACCCGGTCACCGTCCCTTTCAGGCCAAAACCATATTCAATTTTATTACGGGTAAGTAAGGTGGTCAGCGCGTTGACCTTGCCGCTGTTGTCATTTTGAATCACATATGTTTTGTATTCGCCCGGCGGGTTACTTCGGCTTTTATCATAAAACTTTTTAAATTCTTCCACTAGTTTTTGAGCGTTTGCCGAAGCGGTTTCGATTGTGCTGATACTGGTAGAATGGTGGTGGGCAATCCTGTCGGCAAGGGTTAAGGTATCGCCTGAACGGGTAACAATAGCAAGCCCGGCGCCAATCCCGCCCTGCTCATAAGTCATCCCTATCGAGCCGCTATAAATGGGATAGGTATCACCATATGATGGATACAACAGGTCGAACTCCTGCCGCGTAAAATATAGCCATCCATTCTGGTCGAAATATTTCGCATTATTTTTACCGATAACGATTTGAAAATCGCGCTGCCATTGGGTGATCACCTTATGAAAAGGCTCGGCAGCCGGCGCGAAATAATAAGGCGCATTATAGCCCTGTTCGTGGTAATCCACGTGGATCTGCGGGAGCCATTGGTTAAACAGCGCCACCCTGGCCTGCGATTCCTTTTGGGTTTGCCACGCCCAGTCGCGGTTCAGGTCGAAGTAATAGTGGTTTATTCTTCCCTGCGGCCAGGGTTCCGAATGCTCGCGGGCCGAAGGGCTGGCATTGGGCAATACATCCCGTACTGAATTATAAAAATGAACATACCTGTCGCGGCCGTCGGGGTTTAAGCAGGGGTCGATAACAACCACTGTATTTTTTAACCAGGCTTTTGTTTGCGAATTGGCCGGATCAACCAAATCAAACAATACCTGCATAGATGTTTCGCTCGAAGCAGGTTCGTTGCCATGTACATTATAACTTAACCAGCAGATAACAGGAGTTTTAACGGTGGCAGCAGCAATTTCATCTGCACTTGCGCTGGCACTAACCGTTTTTTCAATAACGGTACTGGTATTTAAATTTCCAATTTTTCCAAAGCTACCGCTCGTTGCCTCAACTTCTGTTAAACCAGCCAAATGAAGGTTGTTCTTCCGGATTTCCTCCAGCCTGCCTATGTTTTCATCCGAGGCAACAAACATCGCCATCAGCGGCCTGCCCTCATTGGTACTGCCATATTGTACCAGCTTTACGTTTTTTGATACCTGCGCTATGTATTTGAAATATTCAATAATGCGGTAATGCGGCGTATATTGCTCGCCCAATTTATATCCTAAAAACCGTTCCGGCGAACGGATCTCCTGGGAAAAGGCTGTTGAAACAGCAATAAAAAAGGTAAAAAAAAGGCAGGTCAGCTTTCTGTTCATGGGGTCAGTATATGAAGGCTAATTTAAAAAAATAATTTGTCTGAACCGGGATGAAACAGATTTTTTGGATGATTTGGATGAAAAGACAATATAATATTACCCACCTGTTCCATACTCATACCTAATGGCTGCAATGTTAGGATAAGCATCCATCAGAGTAAACAGGCACATAGCTTTGAAACTTTCATCTATCCTAAAATCCTAAAAATATTAGTTCGGACAAAATTTTTCCGCACCTTTGCATATCTTCACATCTAAACTATGGAACCTGTACAGGCGCTTCAAAAATATTTCGGCTACAGCGCCTTCAGGCATGAACAAGGCGCCATTATTAACCATGTTTTAAACAAAAAAGATGTGCTGGCGCTGATGCCTACGGGTGGCGGTAAGTCATTGTGCTACCAGTTGCCGGCGGTTATGCTGGAGGGGCTGACAATAGTAATATCCCCCCTGATTGCCCTGATGAAGGACCAGGTGGACAGCCTGAATGTGAACGGAATACCCGCAGCATTCTTCAATTCAAGCCAAAACCCCGAAGAACAGGTACAGCTCACCACCAAGCTCCGTAACAACCAAATCAAACTGCTTTACCTCGCTCCCGAACGTTTGTTTGGCAACGAGAGCAAAATGATGGGGTTTTTAAAAACTTTGCCTGTTTCGCTCATCGCCATTGATGAGGCACATTGCATTTCGCACTGGGGGCACGATTTCAGGCCTGAATACCTGGCGCTGGCTGGTTTAAAGCTGGAATTTCCGAACATCCCGGTCATTGCGCTAACAGCAACCGCCGATAAACTCACCAAAAAGGATATCCTTGAAAAGTTAAACCTGAAGGACCCTGCCGTATTTATATCCTCCTTTAACCGCGAAAATATTACCTATAGGGTGGTGCCCAAACGAAAAAGCTTTAACCAGCTGCTTGCTTTTTTGGATGAACGAAAAGAAGAGTCGGGCATCATTTATTGCTTGTCGCGTAAATCGACAGAATCATTGGCCGCTGATTTAACGGCCGAAGGTTTTGCAGCCGCGGCTTACCATGCCGGACTGGACAATGCGCTGAAAGCAAAAACCCAGGAAGCGTTTTTACGGGACGATGTGAAGATCATTGTGGCCACCATCGCCTTTGGTATGGGTATCAATAAATCAAACGTACGTTACGTGGTACATATGGATATGCCCAAAAACATTGAGGGCTATTACCAGGAAACCGGCCGTGCAGGGCGCGACGGGTTGCCGTCGGAAGCGATGCTGCTGTATTCTCCCGGCGACGCCATAAAGCTGAAACAGTTTGCCATGATTGCCGATAACCCCGAACAAAGCCAGGTAATGCTGAACAAGCTGAATGATATGGTGCGTTATTGCCAGCTGCAGGCTTGCCGCAGGCAATTTCTGTTAAAGTATTTTGAAGAAGATTCTCCGCCAAACTGCGGCTCCTGTGATTATTGTTTAACCGAGTTTAAAAAATTCGACGGCACGCTCATCGCCCAAAAAGCCTTGTCGGCTGTGGCCAGGTTAAAGGAGCGGTTTGGCTATACCTATGTGATCGACTTTTTGCGCGGCTCAAAAAATGAAAAAATAAGGGAAGAACATAAAGCCCTGAAAACCTACGGCATCGGCGCCGATATCAGCAAAACCGACTGGCTGCGCTATATCCGCGAGCTTACCGGGATGGGCTATTTGTATGTTTCGGATGATGCCTACCCGGTATTAAAACTTACGCCCAAAAGTGATGCGGTGCTAAAAGGGCTGGAAAAGGTGATGCTGATTGAATCGCAAACTGTTGAGGAGCATCAGCATGCGGAAGCCACATTACCGTTTGAGGCGGAACTGTTAACCGAATTAAAAAATATCCGCCGGGACATTGCCCTGCATGAAAACGTGCCCGCGTATATTATCCTGTCGGATGCTACTTTGGTGGAGATTGCCACTTATCTGCCCCAAAGCCTGGATGAGCTGCGACTGATTTCGGGCTTTGGAGATGTAAAACTGGCCAGGTACGGCCGCGAATTTTTACTGCCCGTAAAAGACTTTTGCGCACGGAAAGGTTTAACCTCTAAAATAAAACAAAAAACAACCAAACGGGAGCGGAAAACAAAAACCGAACGGTCCGAAAGAAGCAGTAAACCGGCTGATACCGCTTTCCATACTTTTACTTTGCATAAAGCAGGCAAAACCATCCCCGAGATTGCCGCCGAACGGGGATTGGCAACTACCACAATTGAAG
This genomic window contains:
- a CDS encoding M14 family metallopeptidase; the encoded protein is MNRKLTCLFFTFFIAVSTAFSQEIRSPERFLGYKLGEQYTPHYRIIEYFKYIAQVSKNVKLVQYGSTNEGRPLMAMFVASDENIGRLEEIRKNNLHLAGLTEVEATSGSFGKIGNLNTSTVIEKTVSASASADEIAAATVKTPVICWLSYNVHGNEPASSETSMQVLFDLVDPANSQTKAWLKNTVVVIDPCLNPDGRDRYVHFYNSVRDVLPNASPSAREHSEPWPQGRINHYYFDLNRDWAWQTQKESQARVALFNQWLPQIHVDYHEQGYNAPYYFAPAAEPFHKVITQWQRDFQIVIGKNNAKYFDQNGWLYFTRQEFDLLYPSYGDTYPIYSGSIGMTYEQGGIGAGLAIVTRSGDTLTLADRIAHHHSTSISTIETASANAQKLVEEFKKFYDKSRSNPPGEYKTYVIQNDNSGKVNALTTLLTRNKIEYGFGLKGTVTGYDYVTGKTESYSPGPNDLVINAYQSKSVLLNVLFEPRTFVTDSNTYDITAWSLPFAYGLTAYGVKESLKPSSLTMYSPKAEAVANPRAYAYVSAWQSVEDVKFLAALLKKGIKVRYSEKPFEAGGKKFAAGSLLITRAGNDRADFDGDVMQIAGSLNHELVPLTSGFVDKGHDFGSDVVHYIRPPHVMLIAGEGVSAEAMGEVWHLFEQQIGYPITLVKYEDLKRARLQDFDVAIFADGEYEDFPSERLQGWIRDGGKLIVMQNAVAELADKKGFDLKKKEDKKDGNKDDKTEDKAKIPNLGLYANRDLDAIRATVPGAIYKINLDNTHPLGFGLQSYYYSLKLSDDIYDYLGENDWNVGTVKKDGYISGFVGQKSKDKIKDGMLIGVQPMGRGNVIYMVDDPIFRSFWENGKLLFSNAVFMVGQ
- the recQ gene encoding DNA helicase RecQ; its protein translation is MEPVQALQKYFGYSAFRHEQGAIINHVLNKKDVLALMPTGGGKSLCYQLPAVMLEGLTIVISPLIALMKDQVDSLNVNGIPAAFFNSSQNPEEQVQLTTKLRNNQIKLLYLAPERLFGNESKMMGFLKTLPVSLIAIDEAHCISHWGHDFRPEYLALAGLKLEFPNIPVIALTATADKLTKKDILEKLNLKDPAVFISSFNRENITYRVVPKRKSFNQLLAFLDERKEESGIIYCLSRKSTESLAADLTAEGFAAAAYHAGLDNALKAKTQEAFLRDDVKIIVATIAFGMGINKSNVRYVVHMDMPKNIEGYYQETGRAGRDGLPSEAMLLYSPGDAIKLKQFAMIADNPEQSQVMLNKLNDMVRYCQLQACRRQFLLKYFEEDSPPNCGSCDYCLTEFKKFDGTLIAQKALSAVARLKERFGYTYVIDFLRGSKNEKIREEHKALKTYGIGADISKTDWLRYIRELTGMGYLYVSDDAYPVLKLTPKSDAVLKGLEKVMLIESQTVEEHQHAEATLPFEAELLTELKNIRRDIALHENVPAYIILSDATLVEIATYLPQSLDELRLISGFGDVKLARYGREFLLPVKDFCARKGLTSKIKQKTTKRERKTKTERSERSSKPADTAFHTFTLHKAGKTIPEIAAERGLATTTIEGHLSYYIYTGALELSTLVNEEKQKKIQDVVESYGAEKLSPLKEVLGEEYSYGEIRAVIAWMRKVGMM